CCTCGATCTCTCTGGCCGAAATCAACGAAGCCACCCTGTTCAATCCGCGCAACTGTTATCAGAACTACAACGTCGCGGTCAACGCCGGCGCCGGGAGAACCATCTACACCTACCTGGGAGTGCTCAAACCCCACTGCGGAAACGCCAATTATTCCAGCGCCGGTCAGCTCAGCCCCCTGCTCAACGATCCTTTCCTGCGGACCATCGGGATCGGGACCAGGATTTTCCTGGGAGGCGGGGTGGGCTATATCGCCTGGCAGGGCACCCAGCACAACCCGGGGGCGCCCCGGGACGAGGGGGGGATTCCCACCGAAGGAGCCGCCACACTCTCCCTGATCGGGGACCTGAAGCAGATGAACCCCCGTTGGCTGGTGGGGCTGAGCCTGCTCGGATACGGCGTATCCCTGATGGTCGGCGTCGGCGTTCCCATTCCCCTTCTCGACGGAGAGGTCGCCCACCGGACGGCGGTGCGGGATCGGGATATCCTGGCCCCGATCGTGGATTATTCCTCCGACTACCCCGAACGCTCCCCCCGGATATTGGGCCGAGTCTCCTACGAAGAGCTGCGTTCGGGATCGATCGGAATCGAGGGGAAGCGAGTGCCGACCGTTCCTCTCTCCAGTTACGCCGGCGCCCGGGAGATAGCCTCCCTGCTCAAATCCTGGATCGAGAAGGGGACATTCTCCCTCACCGAGCCGGCGGCCCGGCTGCCGGGACCGGAATCGGCCGTAACCCTCAAACCCCTGGAAATCCGGAGGCGGGACATCTGAGCCCGGAAATTCATGCCCCGGCACAGAATCGTCGTTAAGTTTCCGCCTTTCAAAATCGATCAACCCATCATCTACCGCCTGGCCAAGGATTTCAGCCTGATCTTCAACATCCTCCAGGCGCGGGTCAACCCGGAACAGGAATCGATACTGGTACTGGAAATCACGGGGGAAAACGATCAATGCCAGGCGGGAATGGCCTACCTGGCCAAGGCGGGGCTGGAAGTCCAACCCCTCAGCAGCGACATCAACAAAAACGAAGACAAATGCACGCACTGCGGGGCTTGTCTCGCCGTCTGCCCGACCGGGGCCCTGGCGGTGGACCCGGAAACGTACAAGGTCGTTTTCGACAACACCCGCTGCATCGCTTGCGAAGCCTGCGTTCCGGCCTGCCCGGCCCGAGCCATGGAAATCCACTTTTAACGGCGCTGCCCGCGCCCACGACAAGGAGACCTCCGTGAACACCGGCGCCGATTACGTTCCGTCGCACCCGCACCGTTTCCGGGCGGCTCTGTTCGCGGCCGCCTTCTGCGCCCTGGCGGCCGCGGCGTCCGCGGGGAGCCAGACCAGGTGGATGCGGGAACATCCCGATGTTTCCTGGAATTACCTGCGGTCCTGGGAAGCTCGGCATCAGTGGCTGACTCCCCGCCGCGAGGGGAGACTGCTCTTCCAAAAAGAGCGGCCGGAAGAAGCCCGCCGGGCCCTGGAGGAAGCCGTGCGCCAGGGTGCGGAGGACGGAGAAACCCTCTACGAACTGGGCTACTGCCGCCGGGTGCTGGACGGCGTCGGCGAGGGGTCCCTGGAGTGTTTCAGTCGGGCGGCATCCTGGTTCGAAGTCAACGATCCGGCCCATCCCTATTTTTTCAACTCCCTCTACCTGGCCGGCGACACCTTGTCCGGCCAGGGGAACAACCGGGAAGCCCTGGCCCGGTTCGAAAAGGCGGCGGAGCTCGATCCCGGGAATGGGACCGTCCTTTTGAGGATCGCTCTCTGCCGGCGCCGGGCGGGAGATCCGGCCGGGGCGCTTCGGGCGCTGGAGAATATCGCTCCCGAAGACGAAGCGGCCGGCCCCGCCGCCGTCCTGGGCGCGGTCATGTCGATCGAGACCGGCCGACCGGAACTGGCCGAGCGGTTCCTCTCCCGGGTGCCGGCGGATGCGGAAACCCTTTACCTCCGGGGACGTCTGCTCCAGGACCGAGGCGACAGAACCGAGGCCCGGCGATGCTACGAACAGGCGCTGGAAGTCGACAACGGGTACCGTGAAGCCCTGATCTCTTCGGCCAACCTCGCCTACGCCGAAGGCGACCTCGCGCTGGCCCGCGACCGGTTCCGGAAACTTACGGAGATCGAACCGGAGACCCCCCGCTGGCATTTCAATCTCGGCGTCGTCTTCTCCGAGATGGGGAAGCCGGAGGAAGCGGCGGAGGAATGGGCCCGAGCCGGAGGATTCGATCCGGAGCAGAGGGAGGCGTCTCGCGACGCCGGTATCTTCGAAGAGGCGCGCCGTTTGCAGGAGACCGGTCAGGCCGAAGCCGCGGCCGAGCTGTACCGGCGCATCCTGGACGACGAGCCCTTTTTCATCGCCGCCCGCTATAATCTGGCCATTTCCCTGGCGGCGGAGGGCGACGCCGGGGCGGCCTTGCGCGAATACGAACGCCTGCTGCGCATCGACGAGGACTATGCGCCCGCCCACCTCAACTTCGCGATTCTGGCCGAAGCCAAGGGCATGAACCGCGACGCCGCCTATCATTTCCGGCGCTATCTCGCCCTGGAGCCGGAGAGCCCTCAGGCGGAACTGGTCAAGCGGCGCCTGCGGCAGCTTCGGGGATGGTGAGGTTTCTCCCCCGGCCGTTTCGAACGGCGGTTACTCGTACTCTTCGGGAACGGGAGCGTCCGCGGCGTATTCGGCGTCGCTCAACTCGCTGTCCCCCATGATATCCGCCCGAAGAGCGCAGGTTTCGAGGTGGTCGCAGGTTTTGCAGTAGCGGTTTTTCCGGGGGGGGAAGAATTCGCTCTCTTCGCTGGCCCCGGCCGCCTGGTAGCTCTTGATCTTGTCTTTGATCTCGCCGGCGGTGGCGTCGATCCCGGCCAGAACCTCGGGGAGGTTTTCCCGCCGGCGATGTGTCACTATCTCTTCGTCGTGA
This genomic stretch from bacterium harbors:
- a CDS encoding homocysteine biosynthesis protein; the protein is MAKTIAEINEKIRSGTAVVRTAEEIIGIVEERGADAAAAAVDVVTTGTFGAMCSSGVFLNLGHTRPKMKISRAWINDVEAYSGIAAVDVYLGAAQVATNDPLNMVFPGEFRYGGGHVIQDLVAGKSVRLAAEAYGTDCYPRKHLETSISLAEINEATLFNPRNCYQNYNVAVNAGAGRTIYTYLGVLKPHCGNANYSSAGQLSPLLNDPFLRTIGIGTRIFLGGGVGYIAWQGTQHNPGAPRDEGGIPTEGAATLSLIGDLKQMNPRWLVGLSLLGYGVSLMVGVGVPIPLLDGEVAHRTAVRDRDILAPIVDYSSDYPERSPRILGRVSYEELRSGSIGIEGKRVPTVPLSSYAGAREIASLLKSWIEKGTFSLTEPAARLPGPESAVTLKPLEIRRRDI
- a CDS encoding tetratricopeptide repeat protein; amino-acid sequence: MNTGADYVPSHPHRFRAALFAAAFCALAAAASAGSQTRWMREHPDVSWNYLRSWEARHQWLTPRREGRLLFQKERPEEARRALEEAVRQGAEDGETLYELGYCRRVLDGVGEGSLECFSRAASWFEVNDPAHPYFFNSLYLAGDTLSGQGNNREALARFEKAAELDPGNGTVLLRIALCRRRAGDPAGALRALENIAPEDEAAGPAAVLGAVMSIETGRPELAERFLSRVPADAETLYLRGRLLQDRGDRTEARRCYEQALEVDNGYREALISSANLAYAEGDLALARDRFRKLTEIEPETPRWHFNLGVVFSEMGKPEEAAEEWARAGGFDPEQREASRDAGIFEEARRLQETGQAEAAAELYRRILDDEPFFIAARYNLAISLAAEGDAGAALREYERLLRIDEDYAPAHLNFAILAEAKGMNRDAAYHFRRYLALEPESPQAELVKRRLRQLRGW
- a CDS encoding 4Fe-4S dicluster domain-containing protein; this translates as MPRHRIVVKFPPFKIDQPIIYRLAKDFSLIFNILQARVNPEQESILVLEITGENDQCQAGMAYLAKAGLEVQPLSSDINKNEDKCTHCGACLAVCPTGALAVDPETYKVVFDNTRCIACEACVPACPARAMEIHF